A region of Porites lutea chromosome 13, jaPorLute2.1, whole genome shotgun sequence DNA encodes the following proteins:
- the LOC140922480 gene encoding uncharacterized protein: MELTSLNWKWIEGLQPERRQRILQWQLQAREPIRSFKDIKIGDHLVIKRSFLNGLIPYEHHFLCIGNDEGKPKITHYYNTAWHALKQLFPDSLGCGSAIEQLGIVQEMTLPHEDFIKSETELQAEGNGVERIVWPEELRRYSAEEVVERAEKRKGEKWYDLAKNNCETFVMWCLCDLQISFQVTTAVRKALELGSATIKALRQALQQVPKVLVEQFGDDLFLAMMQLIKANPVQAALPEGIGVYVGAALSIFIEFCLAYNEITSAYQKWKEGIIIKTREKFIKAVIDSVLSAPLRAAGSIVGIMFGQTVIPIPVLGTIIGPVLCALAGHIISKMLTDFGFTECLAQMIDYILPPDKPTDKLD; this comes from the coding sequence ATGGAGCTGACTTCTTTGAACTGGAAGTGGATTGAAGGACTTCAACCTGAAAGGCGACAACGCATTTTGCAATGGCAGTTGCAAGCAAGAGAGCCAATTCGCAGTTTTAAGGACATAAAAATTGGCGATCATCTTGTCATAAAACGTTCCTTCCTTAATGGGCTGATTCCATACGAGCATCATTTCCTCTGCATCGGCAACGACGAAGGCAAGCCAAAGATTACCCATTACTATAATACCGCGTGGCACGCACTCAAGCAGTTGTTTCCGGATAGCCTCGGCTGTGGATCGGCCATTGAACAACTAGGAATCGTTCAAGAGATGACCCTTCCACACGAAGACTTCATCAAGAGTGAAACTGAACTTCAAGCAGAAGGTAATGGAGTAGAGAGAATCGTCTGGCCAGAGGAACTACGGCGATACTCTGCAGAGGAAGTCGTTGAAAGGGCTGAGAAAAGGAAGGGAGAAAAATGGTACGACTTGGCGAAGAATAACTGCGAAACTTTCGTCATGTGGTGTTTGTGTGATCTACAAATAAGTTTTCAAGTGACCACCGCCGTTCGTAAAGCGCTCGAGCTAGGTAGTGCTACAATAAAAGCTCTGAGACAGGCCCTTCAGCAAGTTCCAAAAGTGCTTGTTGAACAGTTTGGCGACGACCTTTTTCTCGCGATGATGCAGCTAATAAAGGCAAATCCCGTTCAAGCGGCTCTTCCCGAAGGAATTGGTGTTTATGTCGGGGCGGCGTTGTCTATTTTCATAGAATTTTGTCTGGCTTATAATGAAATTACGTCAGCTTATCAAAAATGGAAGGAGGGAATTATCATAAAGACCAGAGAGAAATTTATCAAGGCAGTTATTGATAGTGTTCTGTCAGCTCCTTTGCGTGCCGCCGGCAGCATTGTGGGAATAATGTTTGGCCAGACAGTAATCCCTATCCCAGTCCTTGGTACCATCATTGGACCTGTCCTTTGTGCTTTAGCAGGCCACATCATCTCAAAAATGCTCACTGATTTTGGCTTTACAGAATGTCTTGCTCAAATGATCGACTACATTTTGCCTCCAGATAAACCGACTGATAAACTGGATTAG
- the LOC140923266 gene encoding uncharacterized protein, which yields MSFHFYADDTQLYTTFTYNNEFECNNTMTRLHDCLADIDTWMTLNRLKLNKEKTELLVLHSRHRPPPTFASLKIGSEVILPSDSARNVGVIFDNTMTMVPHINSTCKSAFYHLRNIARIRKFISLKTTETLVHAFVNSKLDYCNSLAYGLPKYLLQKLQYVQNAAARLITGIRKHDHITPILMDLHWLPVNERIQFKILLLTFKSLNGLAPVYIDEMIQRYVPSRKLRSSSAFLLKQNKWNLKSYGFRTFTVAAPFLWNSLPLEVKSSPSLNIFKSKLKTHLFKCAFNLN from the coding sequence ATGtcatttcacttttatgctgatgacacccaaCTATATACAACCTTCACTTACAACAATGAATTTGAGTGCAACAATACAATGACACGACTTCACGACTGCTTAGCTGACATTGATACATGGATGACCTTAAACAGACTTAagctcaataaagaaaaaacggaaCTTCTGGTTCTTCACTCCCGACACCGTCCTCCACCTACTTTTGCATCCCTCAAAATAGGATCTGAAGTGATTCTTCCATCAGATTCTGCACGAAATGTCGGCGTCATTTTTGACAATACTATGACTATGGTGCCTCACATCAACTCTACCTGCAAGAGTGCTTTTTATCATTTAAGGAACATTGCACGaattaggaaatttatttctctgAAGACTACTGAAACTCTAGTTCATGCTTTTGTTAATTCAAAGCTGGACTATTGCAACTCCCTAGCGTATGGCTTGCCtaaatatctcctacaaaaGCTTCAGTATGTTCAAAACGCCGCTGCGCGCCTTATTACTGGTATACGGAAACACGACCACATAACCCCTATCCTGATGGATCTGCACTGGCTCCCTGTTAATGAACGCATTCAATTCAAGATTCTTCTTTTGACATTTAAATCTCTAAACGGCCTTGCCCCTGtctacattgatgaaatgatccAACGTTATGTACCAAGTAGAAAGCTTCGTTCGTCTtctgcatttcttttaaaacaaaacaaatggaaccttaagtcttatggttttagaacttTTACAGTAGCTGCTCCCTTTTTATGGAACTCCTTACCTTTAGAAGTCAAGTCTTCGCccagtttaaatatttttaaatctaaactgaaaacacacctttttaaatgcgcttttaatctaaattag